From one Erythrobacter sp. HKB08 genomic stretch:
- a CDS encoding thiamine pyrophosphate-dependent enzyme: protein MDRAQIVHENFLRRTASGDLPAGKAPAGPLDAGLAVQVYRSGCLTRALDITSRKMQAAGEGFYTIGSSGHEGMAAVAAALRPTDMAFLHYRDAAFQIERANQVPGQSIAWDMLLSFACSSEDPISGGRHKVLGSKALNIPPQTSTIASHLPKAVGAAYSVGLAKRVRPEHQALPDDAIVMCSFGDASANHSTAQGAINTSCWTAYQKVPMPLLWVCEDNGIGISTKTPTGWIAANFSQRPDLAYFHCDGLDIYETFRVAREAAEYVRTRRKPAFLHIRTVRLYGHAGADVQTTYMSKAEVEADEANDPLLHSVRLLGDAGALDSGEAVAIYERTLARVERIREEAVTRPRLDSAEGVMRSLIPPKRENTPSNGPSSEARAAAFGSDLKAMEQPQIMSRCINWALTDLMLEHREIALMGEDVCAKGGVYGVTQKLGQRFGRARVIDTLLDEQSILGLAIGMAHNGFVPMPEIQFLAYLHNAEDQLRGEAATLPFFSNGQFTNPMVVRIAGLGYQKGFGGHFHNDNSFAVLRDIPGLVLCCPSNGADAAKLLRECVRLAREEQRLVVFLEPIALYPMRDLHEAGDGGWLRHYPAPGENIALGQVTRHGDGSDLAIVSYANGLYLSLQAQKRLAAEGVKSRVIDLHWLSPLPEEALLEAIGDAGRVLVVDETRRTGGLAEALMTMLGERTDKPLARYVAEDSFIPTGPAYATTMPSADGIVAAAQDLIGGKA, encoded by the coding sequence ATGGATCGTGCGCAAATCGTACATGAGAATTTCCTGCGCCGGACGGCTTCCGGCGACCTGCCTGCGGGCAAAGCTCCGGCCGGGCCGCTCGATGCCGGATTGGCAGTGCAGGTCTATCGTTCGGGCTGCCTGACGCGCGCGCTCGATATCACCAGCCGCAAGATGCAGGCGGCGGGCGAAGGCTTCTACACCATCGGCTCCTCGGGCCACGAAGGGATGGCGGCAGTCGCTGCCGCGCTTCGGCCAACCGACATGGCCTTCCTTCACTACCGCGATGCCGCCTTCCAGATCGAGCGGGCGAACCAGGTGCCCGGGCAATCGATCGCGTGGGACATGCTGCTTAGCTTCGCCTGCTCGAGCGAGGATCCGATCAGCGGCGGGCGGCACAAGGTGCTGGGTTCGAAGGCGCTCAACATCCCGCCGCAGACCTCGACCATCGCGAGCCACCTGCCCAAGGCGGTCGGCGCGGCCTATTCGGTCGGCCTCGCCAAGCGAGTGCGGCCCGAGCACCAGGCATTGCCCGACGATGCCATCGTGATGTGCAGCTTCGGCGATGCGAGCGCGAACCATTCGACCGCGCAGGGTGCGATCAACACTAGCTGCTGGACCGCCTACCAGAAAGTGCCGATGCCGCTCCTGTGGGTGTGCGAGGACAACGGGATCGGGATTTCGACCAAGACCCCGACCGGCTGGATCGCGGCCAATTTCTCGCAGCGGCCCGACCTTGCCTATTTCCACTGCGACGGGCTCGACATCTACGAGACCTTCCGCGTTGCGCGCGAAGCTGCCGAATATGTCCGGACACGGCGCAAGCCTGCATTCCTGCACATCCGCACCGTTCGGCTCTACGGCCACGCGGGGGCCGACGTGCAGACGACCTATATGTCGAAGGCCGAGGTCGAGGCCGACGAGGCGAACGATCCGCTGCTCCACAGTGTCCGCCTGCTGGGCGATGCGGGCGCGCTCGACAGCGGCGAAGCAGTCGCGATCTACGAGCGGACCCTCGCCCGCGTCGAGCGGATCCGCGAAGAGGCCGTCACCCGCCCGCGCCTCGACAGCGCCGAGGGCGTGATGCGCAGCCTTATCCCGCCGAAGCGCGAGAACACGCCGAGCAACGGCCCCTCGTCGGAGGCGCGCGCAGCGGCATTCGGCTCCGACCTGAAAGCGATGGAGCAGCCGCAGATCATGAGCCGCTGCATCAACTGGGCGCTGACCGACCTCATGCTCGAACACCGCGAGATCGCGCTGATGGGCGAGGACGTGTGCGCCAAGGGCGGCGTTTATGGCGTGACGCAGAAACTCGGCCAGCGCTTCGGCCGGGCGCGGGTGATCGACACGCTGCTCGACGAACAATCGATCCTCGGGCTCGCGATCGGCATGGCGCACAACGGTTTCGTGCCGATGCCCGAAATCCAGTTCCTCGCCTATCTCCACAATGCCGAAGACCAGCTGCGCGGCGAGGCGGCGACGCTGCCGTTCTTCTCCAACGGGCAATTCACCAACCCGATGGTCGTGCGCATTGCCGGGCTCGGCTACCAGAAGGGTTTCGGCGGGCACTTCCACAACGACAACAGCTTCGCGGTGTTGCGCGACATTCCCGGCCTCGTTCTTTGCTGCCCGTCGAACGGCGCGGACGCGGCGAAGCTGCTGCGCGAATGCGTGCGGCTCGCGCGCGAGGAGCAGCGGCTGGTGGTCTTCCTCGAGCCCATCGCGCTCTATCCGATGCGCGACCTGCACGAGGCGGGCGATGGCGGGTGGCTGCGGCACTATCCCGCACCGGGCGAAAACATCGCGCTCGGACAGGTGACCAGGCATGGCGACGGGAGCGACCTTGCCATCGTGAGCTATGCCAACGGGCTCTATCTCTCGCTGCAGGCGCAGAAGCGGCTCGCGGCTGAAGGCGTGAAGAGCCGCGTGATCGACCTGCATTGGCTCAGCCCGCTACCCGAGGAGGCGCTGCTCGAAGCCATCGGCGATGCTGGCCGCGTATTGGTGGTCGACGAAACGCGCCGGACCGGCGGCCTTGCCGAAGCGCTAATGACTATGCTCGGCGAACGGACGGACAAGCCGCTCGCACGCTATGTCGCCGAGGACAGCTTCATCCCGACCGGCCCGGCCTATGCGACTACCATGCCGAGCGCCGATGGTATCGTTGCCGCCGCGCAGGACCTGATCGGAGGCAAGGCATGA
- a CDS encoding ThiF family adenylyltransferase — MTAFTYEEMTTRNRGFVDEQEQERLRKGSVFIPGVGGMGGAAFMALVRAGVGRFVIADIDVFEVSNLNRQLFCRADTIDRQKAESAARLAREINPEIELEVLGREWTDRLDDILPRVDVVINGMDDAAAGAHFYRKCREHGRTLIDAYASPLPSVTVVKPQDPRLEERLGYPTVGVDWHDITQDMAVECLMKEIEYVLVHSSSHKYVDLDVAAEVAAGTRSRFSFSTMVTMSGTLMAEEAIRIILGREGGTDNRGYFFNAHAVKVEKPLAAPLAFPKRLLVRRFMKKLMG; from the coding sequence ATGACCGCATTCACCTACGAGGAAATGACGACCCGCAACCGCGGCTTCGTCGACGAGCAGGAGCAGGAGCGCCTGCGCAAGGGGAGCGTTTTCATTCCCGGCGTCGGCGGAATGGGCGGGGCGGCCTTCATGGCGCTGGTGCGCGCGGGCGTCGGGCGCTTCGTGATTGCCGATATCGACGTGTTCGAAGTGTCGAACCTCAACCGCCAGCTGTTCTGCCGCGCGGATACTATCGACCGGCAAAAGGCCGAGAGCGCCGCCCGGCTCGCCCGCGAGATCAATCCCGAGATCGAGCTGGAAGTGCTGGGCCGCGAATGGACCGACCGGCTCGACGACATCCTCCCGCGCGTCGATGTCGTGATCAACGGGATGGATGACGCCGCCGCCGGCGCGCATTTCTATCGCAAGTGCCGCGAGCATGGCCGCACGCTGATCGACGCCTATGCCTCGCCGCTTCCCTCGGTCACCGTGGTCAAGCCGCAAGACCCGAGGCTGGAAGAACGGCTCGGCTACCCGACCGTGGGCGTCGACTGGCACGACATCACGCAGGACATGGCGGTCGAGTGCCTGATGAAGGAAATCGAATACGTCCTCGTCCATTCCTCGAGCCACAAATATGTCGATCTCGACGTCGCGGCCGAAGTGGCGGCGGGCACGCGCTCGCGCTTCTCCTTTTCGACCATGGTGACCATGTCGGGCACGCTGATGGCGGAGGAGGCGATCCGCATCATCCTCGGCCGCGAAGGCGGGACCGACAATCGCGGCTACTTCTTCAATGCGCATGCGGTGAAGGTCGAGAAGCCGCTCGCCGCGCCGCTCGCCTTCCCGAAGCGGTTGCTGGTGCGCCGCTTCATGAAGAAGCTGATGGGATGA
- a CDS encoding GNAT family N-acetyltransferase, translating to MRAFFDAPFNAYPKSLGYVSPLKSDIERMLDSQKNPLWTAGNPFAFWTAHRGGKPIGRIIAHVHGQSNTRHGWSRAQFGFFDCADDAEAGKLLLLAAEDWARAQGQRELVGNFNLTAMQQCGVMTDGFDKRAYTDMIVGAPWLPGMLETAGFERFFPMSTFEIDLKQASLKGRELDPAHFHFAPVAKRVFPERMEEARQVLNDGFDENPMFVPLTQEEFLFQAGEMSAILDPRLSSILHHDGEPVGAVICIPDLNGFLSDARSRIGLLTPFHFLKYRLRRKRAVIIFYSVARRMHGQGIMGAMLERTVKALRDAGYEQLGGTWISDENPASWRQVERLGGRALHRLHLFRKDIA from the coding sequence GTGCGCGCATTCTTCGACGCGCCGTTCAACGCCTATCCCAAATCGCTCGGCTACGTTTCGCCGCTCAAGAGCGATATCGAGCGCATGCTCGACTCGCAGAAGAATCCGCTGTGGACGGCGGGCAATCCCTTCGCCTTCTGGACCGCGCATCGCGGCGGCAAGCCGATCGGGCGAATCATCGCCCATGTCCATGGCCAGTCGAACACGCGCCACGGCTGGTCGCGCGCCCAGTTCGGCTTCTTCGATTGCGCCGATGACGCGGAAGCCGGGAAGCTCTTGCTGCTCGCCGCAGAGGACTGGGCGAGGGCGCAAGGCCAGCGCGAGCTTGTCGGCAATTTCAACCTCACAGCCATGCAGCAATGCGGCGTGATGACGGACGGGTTCGACAAGCGCGCCTATACCGACATGATCGTCGGCGCGCCGTGGCTTCCCGGCATGCTGGAAACCGCGGGCTTCGAACGCTTTTTCCCGATGTCGACATTCGAGATCGACCTGAAACAGGCTTCGCTCAAGGGACGCGAGCTCGACCCCGCGCATTTTCACTTCGCCCCGGTCGCCAAGCGCGTGTTCCCCGAGCGGATGGAAGAAGCGCGCCAGGTCCTCAACGACGGGTTCGACGAGAATCCGATGTTCGTCCCGCTGACGCAGGAGGAATTCCTGTTCCAGGCAGGCGAGATGAGCGCGATCCTCGATCCGCGGCTCTCCTCGATCCTGCACCATGACGGCGAGCCGGTAGGCGCGGTGATCTGCATCCCCGACCTCAACGGCTTCCTCTCCGACGCGCGCTCGCGCATCGGCCTGCTCACACCGTTCCATTTCCTGAAATACCGCCTACGCCGCAAGCGGGCGGTGATCATCTTCTACTCGGTCGCGCGCCGGATGCACGGGCAGGGCATCATGGGCGCCATGCTCGAACGCACGGTCAAGGCGCTGCGCGATGCGGGTTACGAGCAACTCGGCGGGACATGGATTTCCGACGAGAACCCGGCCAGCTGGCGGCAGGTCGAACGCCTCGGCGGGCGCGCTCTGCACCGGCTGCACCTGTTCCGGAAGGACATCGCATGA
- a CDS encoding META domain-containing protein encodes MRNTIHTARGGVVRLAAIATAALLVTGCESIYAPPHPLDGTNWRLSDVETSGTSTQLTPELSSRHRLSFVDGDRAQLQLDCNRGNAEWSASMPSAGNGSISFGPVASTRAYCPPPTFGGELASRLPDATRFILASDRSALTIRTPEADYIFLRD; translated from the coding sequence ATGCGAAACACGATCCATACCGCACGAGGTGGCGTTGTCCGCCTCGCAGCCATCGCAACGGCCGCGCTGTTGGTGACCGGCTGCGAATCGATCTATGCTCCGCCGCACCCGCTCGACGGGACGAACTGGCGACTTTCCGACGTCGAAACATCGGGCACGTCGACGCAGCTCACCCCCGAACTTTCGTCGCGCCATCGGCTCAGCTTCGTCGATGGCGACAGGGCGCAATTGCAGCTCGACTGCAATCGCGGGAATGCCGAGTGGTCGGCTTCGATGCCATCGGCAGGCAATGGTTCGATCTCTTTCGGACCTGTCGCCTCGACCCGCGCATATTGCCCCCCACCGACTTTCGGCGGGGAACTCGCCTCGCGGCTTCCCGACGCGACGCGCTTCATTCTCGCGAGCGACCGCAGCGCGCTGACCATTCGCACGCCCGAGGCCGACTACATCTTCCTGCGCGACTAA
- a CDS encoding MarR family winged helix-turn-helix transcriptional regulator: MATKFENDADEKAAAFLTDQDRLVFLLEELTRRLRRTFDTSVEQFGLTRTQWRALAYLYRTPGMTQTELAGQLELERASIGQAIDRLEHLGLVERRSAKNDRRVWQVHLQPAAIDLLPKMRVEADQIYARLLEGIKGEDLEAFKSTLATMQHNLGDA, encoded by the coding sequence ATGGCAACCAAGTTCGAGAATGATGCCGACGAAAAGGCAGCAGCCTTCCTGACCGATCAAGACCGATTGGTTTTTCTCTTGGAAGAGCTGACAAGACGATTGCGTCGCACCTTCGACACTTCAGTCGAACAGTTTGGCCTCACCCGTACCCAGTGGCGTGCATTGGCCTACCTCTACCGCACACCCGGCATGACCCAGACGGAACTGGCCGGACAACTTGAACTGGAGCGGGCAAGCATCGGGCAAGCAATCGACCGGCTAGAACATCTGGGCTTGGTCGAGCGGCGCAGCGCCAAAAACGACCGGCGCGTGTGGCAAGTGCACCTCCAGCCCGCTGCAATCGACTTGCTTCCAAAAATGCGGGTCGAGGCGGATCAGATCTATGCGCGCTTGCTTGAGGGAATAAAGGGTGAGGACTTGGAAGCATTCAAGTCTACCTTGGCCACAATGCAGCACAATTTGGGCGATGCCTAA
- a CDS encoding alpha/beta fold hydrolase, protein MESVTTKIEGSGGLSLAAEVVGDDSAMPVLLAHGGGQTRRAWKRVTGDLARAGYRAIAIDMRGHGDSEWSRSGAYEMRDFASDLVAIASKLDRKPALVGASLGGLSGIIAEGYLAPESFASLTLVDIAPRMDAGGVMRVVGFMEEHVDQGFSSPEEAAEIIARYMPHRQKRGAGEGLRRYLRQKGDGRYYWHWDPAFIRNIMTAKRSDPNHQERQFDMLSDAASRLSLPLHLIRGGSSDLVSEDAVTHLRGLVPHMEYTDIADATHMVVGDANDTFSIAIVNFLMRQHSPEEPVS, encoded by the coding sequence ATGGAAAGCGTGACCACCAAAATCGAGGGATCGGGAGGACTTTCCCTTGCCGCAGAAGTGGTCGGTGACGACAGCGCGATGCCGGTCCTGCTCGCTCATGGTGGCGGCCAGACACGCCGCGCGTGGAAGCGGGTAACTGGTGATCTGGCCAGGGCTGGCTACCGCGCGATTGCCATTGATATGCGCGGTCATGGTGACAGCGAATGGTCTCGTAGCGGAGCATACGAAATGCGTGACTTCGCCTCCGATCTCGTTGCTATCGCTTCGAAGCTGGATCGCAAGCCAGCCCTCGTGGGTGCCTCTCTTGGCGGGCTTTCCGGGATTATTGCCGAAGGATACCTCGCCCCCGAAAGTTTTGCATCGCTAACACTTGTTGACATTGCTCCGCGCATGGATGCGGGCGGCGTGATGCGCGTAGTGGGCTTCATGGAAGAACATGTCGACCAGGGCTTTTCTTCACCTGAAGAGGCGGCAGAAATTATCGCCCGCTACATGCCCCATCGCCAGAAACGCGGTGCAGGGGAAGGACTGCGCCGCTATTTAAGGCAGAAGGGAGATGGCCGCTACTATTGGCATTGGGACCCTGCGTTCATCCGCAACATCATGACCGCTAAGCGAAGCGATCCGAACCATCAGGAACGGCAGTTCGATATGCTGAGCGATGCAGCAAGTCGGCTTTCCTTGCCGCTTCACCTCATTCGCGGCGGATCGAGTGATCTGGTTTCCGAAGACGCAGTGACACATCTGCGCGGTCTGGTTCCGCACATGGAATACACCGACATCGCCGATGCCACCCATATGGTGGTGGGTGATGCGAATGACACCTTCTCGATTGCTATCGTCAATTTCCTGATGCGACAGCACAGCCCCGAAGAGCCGGTTTCATGA
- a CDS encoding hotdog fold thioesterase, which translates to MNQNHTPIDRERLHEMLRIAPFHRWLDLKIRSVTRDQLVIEMPWRDEIVSNPMIGSAHGGVLASLIDLTGLYTLLAHGVTAKATADLRVDYHRPATSGPLIATGKVVKAGRQFSVAETSLTGPNGKLLASGRGAYIC; encoded by the coding sequence ATGAATCAGAATCATACCCCGATTGATCGTGAGCGTCTCCATGAGATGTTGCGGATTGCCCCGTTTCATCGATGGCTCGACCTCAAGATTCGGTCAGTTACGCGTGATCAACTCGTGATCGAAATGCCCTGGCGTGATGAGATTGTTTCCAACCCGATGATTGGTTCGGCCCATGGAGGGGTTCTCGCGTCATTGATCGACCTCACAGGGCTTTATACCCTGCTTGCGCACGGTGTGACCGCGAAGGCGACCGCTGATCTGAGGGTCGACTATCATCGACCGGCGACCTCTGGACCGCTGATCGCAACTGGTAAGGTGGTAAAGGCCGGAAGGCAATTCTCGGTTGCCGAGACCAGTCTCACAGGGCCCAATGGCAAGCTGCTCGCCAGCGGCAGAGGTGCCTACATATGCTAG